GCGGACTGATGGAGTTCCAGGAAATGCTGAAATGCGATGAGAAGTTCCTGTGGAACCTGCTGTCGCTGACGCAGGAGGGCAATTTCAAGGCCGGACGGTTTGCGCTGATCAGCGCCGACGAGCTTATTGTCGCTCACACGAACGAAACGGAGTACAAGGCGTTTATTTCGAATAAGAAGAACGAGGCGCTTCAGTCGCGGATGATCGTTATGCCGGTGCCTTACAATCTGAAGGTCTCGGAAGAGGAGAAGATTTACGCCAAGCTGATCGCCCAGAGCGACATGAAGCATGTGCATATAGCGCCTCACGCGCTGCGTGCCGCCGCGATTTTCTCGGTCTTGACAAGGCTTAGAGAAAGCAAGAAGCAGGGCATGGACCTCATCAAAAAGCTGCGGATGTACGACGGCGAAGAGGTTGAAGGCTATAAGGAAGCCGACCTGAAGGAGATGCAGAACGAATATCTGGACGAAGGCATGTCCGGGATCGACCCTCGCTATGTTATCAATCGCATCTCCAGCGCGCTGATCAAGGGCGATCTGGAATGCATGAACGCGCTTGATGTGCTGCGGGCGATCAAGGACGGCCTGGACCAGCATCCTTCGATTACGAAGGAGGAGCGGGAGCGGTATTTGAACTTCATTTCAATCGCCCGGAAAGAATACGACACGCTGGCCAAGAACGAAGTGCAGAAGGCGTTCGTCTACTCTTTCGAGGAGTCGGCCAAGACGCTGTTCGAGAACTATCTCGACAATATCGAGGCGTTCTGCAACTGGACCAAAATCCGCGATCCGCTGACCGACGAGGAGATGGAGCCGGATGAGCGGCTGATGCGTTCCATCGAGGAGCAGATCGGCATCTCGGAGAATGCCAAGAAGGCTTTTCGTGAAGAGATTCTGATCCGGATCTCCGCGTATTCCCGCAAGGGTAAAAAGTTCGAGTACAGCAACCACGACCGTCTCCGTGAGGCGATCGAGAAGAAGCTGTTCACGGATCTCAAGGATATCGTCAAGATCACGACTTCGTCCAAAACCCCGGATGAAAGCCAGCTGAAGCGGATCAACGAGGTTTCCCGCCGGCTGATCGATGAGCATAACTACTGCCCGATCTGCGCCAATGAGCTGCTGCGGTATGTGGGAAGCCTGCTGAACCGGTAAGCATTTGTCGAATATATAGGCAAGTATGCAATAAATCTTTAAAAAGGACCGCTGGCGGCAGCGGTCCTTTTTCCATATGGCATATAATTATTTCACTATATGAAAAATCATCAATAGTAAATCAATAGTGATCATCATCCAAGGAGCCGCACCTGCGATTCATGCCGGGTTGCTCTTTTTTCTCAGAAAAAATTCAGACTCGGGGGGCGCAATATCATATATAATAGATTTCAATGTACTATTGACAGGGGCGAGAACATGAAAAAACGATTTTACATTTTACCCTCCATTCTTTTTTTGTTCTTCTTTTCTTATGGGCGTATCCTCTTATACCGGCAGAAGGATATCCGCGTGGGATTTACCGCACTCTATGCTCCAACCTTGAAGGATATCGGGATCGGCATTTTGATTTTGTTCGTTTTTTATACGCTTTCAAAGGTGAATCTTATCGCTTCGTTTGTTTTGGCGCTGGTACTGGGCGTTTTCCATTTGGCGAATGTCGAATATATTTACGCGCTGGATCACGTGGTCAACCTGAAAGATATCACCATGGCGTCGGACAAGGAATTTATTGCAGGCACGTTGTTTCACGTCAGCTTCCCGATCTATTCCATCCTGCTGATGGCGTCTCTAATGGCGTCGATCTTTTTTCTCCGCAAACTGCCGTTGTTCCCGCTAAAGACCAAACGGTATAATCTGCTCGCATTCGCCGGGCTGCTGATTCTCTATCTGGTCATCGCCATTCAATCTAGCGGGGATTGGAAGAACGGCAATTTCGTCTCGGCTTCGATCCGCAATTCGGTCGCATTGCTGACTTTCAATGAGGAAGCGCTGACGGATTATCCTCCGGATATCGAGCGGCAGATCAACACTTCGCAGCAGCTTAAAGACGGTGAATATTTGCTTAACAATCATACGGGCAAGAAAAATATTCTGATGGTCGTCATGGAAGGCATTCCCGGCGCCTATTCGCCCGCCAACCAGGAGTTTCTGAATATCCCGAACGATATCAAGATGACGAGTCTGGGTAAAATCAAAGATCACAGCCTCATTCTTCCCAACTACATAACCCATAACAACCAGACGATCAGAGGGATGTACTCGCTCGTCAGCGGAGACTATCCGAAGATGGACGCGTCCACGCCGAAGGCGTACGAATATTTGCAAAAAGACCCCAGCTACCGCGAAGAGCTTCTGCCGAAGCTGCTGAAGAACCGCGGCTATAACACGGCGTTTATCCAGGCGGCGGAGCTGGAGTATATGTCCAAGGGCGATTTTATGACGGCGGCGGGCTTCGATACGGTAATCGGCGGGGAGAGTTTCAGGAATCCTTACGTTCCCTTCGGATGGGGACCTGATGATAAAGCCTTTTTCGAGCAATCGCAAAAATATATCGACGAACTGAACGGCAAGGGCAAGCCGTGGTTTGCCGCCATGCTGACGGTCGGAACCCATCATCCCTACGCTGTGTCGGACGATTATGCGAAGCAGTATCCGAGCCGCAAGGCGGCGGCTGTAGCTTATCTGAATGAGGCGCTGTCCGGGTTCATCGACTATATTGATCATTCAAGCTTTGCCAAAGACACTCTGGTACTGTTCGTGTCCGACGAATCGCATGGGGTCAATGACCAGCCTTACGGTTCGAACTGGGGGATTTTTGCGGCATATTCACCCGATATTGACGGCCAGATTGTCAACGACGGCGTATACGGGCAGAAGGATATTCTTCTTTCGCTCCTGGATTATGCCGACCCTGATCTGGATGCTTACACCACAGGCCGAAGCGTGTTCCGAAAATATACCGAAGATTCGCCGATCCTGTTCGCTTCCCACTATAACGGCGATATTTTCTACTCGACCGGGAAGGGGACCGTGTATCAGGTGGATAACAGCGGCCAGCTGTACAGCCTGACCTCTGAGAACGGGGAGCTGTTCAGCAGCAAGTACGAGAGAACTTCCCTGTCGGACAGCACACTGAAAAAGAAAATACTTACCTATAAAAATTACATCGACAAGTCCTCGGCGGGGGATCAAAAAATCGTGATCACCAAAGACAAAGAAATCCCTTTTGCGGGTGGAGGGGAAGCCGTCGTTACCGACGGACAGTTCATCACGCTCCCTGCGGAATCGTATGTCGACATTCAGGTGGACTATGATGCTTCTTCGATGGCCGCCGCCGATTGGCTTGTTCTGAAATTTGAAGATTACAGCGGCCACAAAAGCGTACGAATGATCGACAAGCAGACGGGCAGCGGCAAAATAACGTTCCGGTTCTACAATGAGAAGGTGGGCTACGGATACGCCTTCAATTTGAAGACCGCGCTTCATTCCAATGATTATTCGGGTGCCGAAAAGGCAATCCAAATCAATAGGATCACTGTGGAATTTTCAAAGACCGTTCCGGCTGCCAGCCCGTCACCGGCTGCAAGTCCCGGAATATCGGCTGGTCCGTCGCCGGCTGCCAGCTCCGGGCCGGAGCATGTGGAGGTCGTCGACATGGATGCAGGGAACGAGTAGGCGAAAGAAATGGCGTCAAAAGAAATGGTGTCAAAAAAGGAAAGGCCCGCGGACATTGTCCACGGGCTTTTCGATTGGACGGCGCATCCTGCCGTCTTTGCGTATTCTTCGGCGTTCAAGGCAGCGGCTCAGACGAACTTCCGCAGCACCTTTTTGCCGTCGTAGGAGAAACACGCTTTCTTGTCTTCGATGACGGTCTCCAGATGGACGGTCTTGCCCCACAGTGTGTAAATATGAGGCAGCGTCCGTTCCAGATACTTCAGATCAAGCTCGATGCCCTCATAGCAGTGGACGATGTACAGCTCGCCGTTGCGCTCAAAGTTGCCGTCCTGTACGACCAGATAAGGCGAACCGCCGTTGATGCGGGCCTGCACCAGCTGATCCCTGACATTTTCCCAGGCCTTGTCGGTGATCTTCCATTCCGGCCCTTTCTTCTCGAAGACGTACAGATCGAGATCCTCGACCAATTCTTTGGTCAGATAGCTGCGGATGAAGGAGATATCGGAGTCGAGCTCCCGTACCTCGAAGATTTTGTCCCGGTCCCAGCGGCGCTCAATATCTTCGAGAATCTTCAGGCCCAAATAATACGGATTCAGGCTCTGGCGGGAGGGCTGCACGACCGAAGAATTCAGCTTGGCGTACTCGACCGTCTCCTCCGGCGTCAGGTCCAGCTCCCGCATGATACGCTGATGCCAGTACGAAGCCCAGCCTTCGTTCATGATCTTCGTCTCCATCTGCGGCCAGAAGTAGAGCATCTCGTCATGCAACATTGTCATAATATCGCGCTGCCAGTCCTCCAGGCTGGCGGAGTACTGCTGAATGAACCAGACGACATCCTTCTCCGGCTCCGCAGGGAAGGGCTTATATCCGGCCGCCGGATTCTGTGCGGTGGCTTCGGCGTCCTTATCGAGCCGCCAAAGTTCCTCGTAAGGGTTGGCATCCAGGATATCCTGCGCCGATTCCCGGCGCTCCTTCAGCCGCCCCTCAACAAAACGGCTATTGCCCGCCTTGCCCTGCTGGATCAGACTCGGGTCGATGTGCTCCTGGATGGCCAGAACGGCGTCGATGAATCTCTCAACCGTGTCCATCCCGTACTTGATCGCATACTCGCCGATCCGGTCTGCCGTGGCCGACATGCTTTCCACCATATTCCGGTTCGACTGGGAGAAGCGCATATTGTTCTTGAAGAAGTCGCAGTGCGCGAGCACGTGGGCGACGATCAGCTTGTTCTGGACCAGCGAGTTGCCGTCGAGAAGAAAGGCGTAGCACGGATTGGAGTTAATGACCAATTCGTATATTTTGCTCAGACCGAAATCATATTGAGATTTCATCTTGTGAAACGTCTTGCCGAAGCTCCAGTGGCCGAAACGCGTCGGCATTCCGTAAGCTCCGAATGTATAAATAATATCGGCAGGGCAAATCTCGTAGCGCATGGGATAGAAATCCAGGCCAAAGCCGGAGGCGATTTCCGTAATCTCGGCTATAGCCTTCTCAAGCGCCTGTATCTCGTCGCTGGGCATGTACCCATCTCCTTTCCACCTGTGAATACTGTTAGCGGCAGAGCCGTTCACAAGATGTATATGGCTGGAGGAATGTTTTTATGCTCCCTAAGAGCAGGCGAGAATCCGTTAATGGCTTGTTGAAATTGAAAAATATTTTTAACCCCATTGCCAATCAAAGTCCAATAATATCCGTTAAATTAAAATTCGGGAAATTCGGAAATTCCATCTGCTTTATACATTGGTTCATCAGATAAAACGGATTTTGAGCGCTTGAATATATTCATAGGGATCAACTTTAAACTCCTTCATTCGCGCAAGCGCTACACGAGCGTAGTGGTCCAGAGAACTTTGTAGCGGTCATGTCTCATTTCCAACCTCATTCAGCAATTTCTCGAACTCTTCATCGCTGTCACTGTATGTGGAAATACCATTCTTACGATCATTTTGTGCTTGGTGAATTTGGGATAGAACACCGTCATCGTTAAATATTAACGAAGTCATTCTTTTCTTCTGTTCCTCTGTAAATGTAGGCTGTTTATCTTTCCATTGCAGAGTAACATTAAATCCGAAGTTTTCTTCAATCAGCTGCACTAGATCTTTAAGCTCAACATAAGTTTTGTCCTTAAAGCTTTGCTCTAATTGTTCTTTGGAAATGGACATTCGGATTACCTTCCTTTTCGTTATAATAACATAAGCGAGATAGTTTTCTTATGATAAGATTACACTAATTAACACTTAAGCAACGTTAAGTTTTTTTGACTATAAGGGCCGTTCTGCAAAAACTGACCCGAGCGCTGGAACAAAAGGAGACGATTGCTGAAGAGCTTCTAAAGCTACAACACCGTATGCTTTGAAAAAAACAAGGATCAGCCGAAAAACGGTATGGAGAATAACGTTGAAAAATACACTTCACTCTATCGATTTTTACTGAACACCCAAGGGGAACAAGCGACTATGACTATAGGTCAAATTGAAGTGGTATTAGGTTTCGCCCTGCCTCCTTCTGCAAGTAAGCATCACCCATGGTGAGCTAAGACACATTCATATGCCAAGTCGTGGCTGCTCGCAGGTTAGGAGTGTATTCGGTTACGCTTGGAGTGGAGATAGTATTTAGAAAAATAAGCGAGGTGTAGCTCTGTTGAAAATTGAAATCGGAGAATCCTTGATGCTCTCATGGCTGAGACATGCAAAGAACTGCCAACTTGTCCAATTGAACTGGAAGCCATCGGTGAAGTCATGGGAATCTTATAATGATGCTGTCGTCGAAAGTATGATGAAGGATTCAGACCAATACTTTAAAGGGAAATACAGCCTTGACTTGTTTAAGCAAAACAGTTCTTACTCGCAGTTGCTCCAACAAGCCGAGATTGATGCTTTGGGCATGGAGGTAGGAGGGGCGAACGTTGTTCAAAACATATACGGCATTGATGTGGCTTTCCATGAAAATGGCTTGAATTATGGTTCGAAAAAGGAAGAGACGATATCCAGAGTACTGAAGAAAATGATTCGCACAGCGATGGCAATTCATGGATATTTTAATTTGAATACTGGAAATATCATATTTGCAGCTCCTAAAATATCTGCTGCGATACGTGAACCTCTGCAACTCTACATAAGTGAACTCCAAGAGCTGTTTCACGGAAAAGGGTTGAATTTTCGCTTTGAGCTCCTGTGCAATGCGGACTTCAAGGAGAAGATTTTCAATGTGGTTACAACCTTATCAAATTCTGTGTCCGACACTTCGGAGTTATTTATGCGAAGCATACAAATGTACAATCTCTTCGTGGATGATAAGCAGGCTATGAGCTTGCCGAAAACCGCAACTAAGACGAAGAAATTACCTGCTGTTTTTAAAGGGTCTGAGGTTATTAAGATTGGTGCTTTGGTTAGTTCTAGTTTTGAGCGTCTGATTGCAAATGATGTATTAACTGAGCAA
This region of Paenibacillus sp. URB8-2 genomic DNA includes:
- a CDS encoding PrkA family serine protein kinase, which produces MDIFERIASYRAENERMAWSGTFKEYIELLKKDPTPAKTAHARVYDMIKSHGVEEINGRKRYKFFEQEIFGLDRAVEKLVEEYFHSAARRLDVRKRILLLMGPVSGGKSTLVTLLKRGLEQYSRTIQGAVYAIEGCPMHEEPLHLIPNELRPEIEKELGVRIEGNLCPSCQMRLKNEFSGDIEKVKVVRVLLSEEERIGIGTFSPSDPKSQDIADLTGSIDFSTITEFGSESDPRAYRFDGELNKANRGLMEFQEMLKCDEKFLWNLLSLTQEGNFKAGRFALISADELIVAHTNETEYKAFISNKKNEALQSRMIVMPVPYNLKVSEEEKIYAKLIAQSDMKHVHIAPHALRAAAIFSVLTRLRESKKQGMDLIKKLRMYDGEEVEGYKEADLKEMQNEYLDEGMSGIDPRYVINRISSALIKGDLECMNALDVLRAIKDGLDQHPSITKEERERYLNFISIARKEYDTLAKNEVQKAFVYSFEESAKTLFENYLDNIEAFCNWTKIRDPLTDEEMEPDERLMRSIEEQIGISENAKKAFREEILIRISAYSRKGKKFEYSNHDRLREAIEKKLFTDLKDIVKITTSSKTPDESQLKRINEVSRRLIDEHNYCPICANELLRYVGSLLNR
- a CDS encoding LTA synthase family protein, producing MKKRFYILPSILFLFFFSYGRILLYRQKDIRVGFTALYAPTLKDIGIGILILFVFYTLSKVNLIASFVLALVLGVFHLANVEYIYALDHVVNLKDITMASDKEFIAGTLFHVSFPIYSILLMASLMASIFFLRKLPLFPLKTKRYNLLAFAGLLILYLVIAIQSSGDWKNGNFVSASIRNSVALLTFNEEALTDYPPDIERQINTSQQLKDGEYLLNNHTGKKNILMVVMEGIPGAYSPANQEFLNIPNDIKMTSLGKIKDHSLILPNYITHNNQTIRGMYSLVSGDYPKMDASTPKAYEYLQKDPSYREELLPKLLKNRGYNTAFIQAAELEYMSKGDFMTAAGFDTVIGGESFRNPYVPFGWGPDDKAFFEQSQKYIDELNGKGKPWFAAMLTVGTHHPYAVSDDYAKQYPSRKAAAVAYLNEALSGFIDYIDHSSFAKDTLVLFVSDESHGVNDQPYGSNWGIFAAYSPDIDGQIVNDGVYGQKDILLSLLDYADPDLDAYTTGRSVFRKYTEDSPILFASHYNGDIFYSTGKGTVYQVDNSGQLYSLTSENGELFSSKYERTSLSDSTLKKKILTYKNYIDKSSAGDQKIVITKDKEIPFAGGGEAVVTDGQFITLPAESYVDIQVDYDASSMAAADWLVLKFEDYSGHKSVRMIDKQTGSGKITFRFYNEKVGYGYAFNLKTALHSNDYSGAEKAIQINRITVEFSKTVPAASPSPAASPGISAGPSPAASSGPEHVEVVDMDAGNE
- a CDS encoding SpoVR family protein; this encodes MPSDEIQALEKAIAEITEIASGFGLDFYPMRYEICPADIIYTFGAYGMPTRFGHWSFGKTFHKMKSQYDFGLSKIYELVINSNPCYAFLLDGNSLVQNKLIVAHVLAHCDFFKNNMRFSQSNRNMVESMSATADRIGEYAIKYGMDTVERFIDAVLAIQEHIDPSLIQQGKAGNSRFVEGRLKERRESAQDILDANPYEELWRLDKDAEATAQNPAAGYKPFPAEPEKDVVWFIQQYSASLEDWQRDIMTMLHDEMLYFWPQMETKIMNEGWASYWHQRIMRELDLTPEETVEYAKLNSSVVQPSRQSLNPYYLGLKILEDIERRWDRDKIFEVRELDSDISFIRSYLTKELVEDLDLYVFEKKGPEWKITDKAWENVRDQLVQARINGGSPYLVVQDGNFERNGELYIVHCYEGIELDLKYLERTLPHIYTLWGKTVHLETVIEDKKACFSYDGKKVLRKFV